The following nucleotide sequence is from Deinococcus aerius.
CGGCTACGAGGTGTCCGCCGAGGTCGTGGGCGAGGCGGGGACGGTGATCACCGCCCAGCCCGCCGACGCGGTGATCCGGCTCAGGGGGCAGATCGCCGCCCACGTGGATCAAATCTGGCTCGACCGTTTCCGGCAGGCGTACGTCGACGAACTCGTGGGGTGGACCGAGTCGGTGCGGGCGGGCACGCCCTTCGGGGGGGCGAGCGCCTGGGACGGCTATATCTCTCAGGTGGTCACGGACGCCTGCATCGAGGCGCTGAACACGGGCCTGCCTGTCGCCGTGCCCACGCCGGGAATGCCCGACCTGTACCGCCAGGACACTCTGCGAGAGGGTGTCCGTGCCGATTGAGTGCTGGACTCGCCCCACCGCGCCCGGCTCCAGTAACAAGGAGATCCACCCGTGAACACGGTTCGTCTGACGGTCGGGCAAGCGGCCCTGAGATTCCTGGCCGCCCAGTACAGCGAGCGCGACGGCGTTCGGCAGCGCCTCATCCCCGGCGTCTGGGGCATCTTCGGACACGGCAACGTCGCCGGGCTGGGGCAGGCGCTCGAAGAATATGGGGACGCCCTTGGTCTCCCCACCTACCGCCCGCAGAACGAGCAGGGGATGGTCCACGCCGCCGCCGCGTACGCCCGGCACCGGAACCGCCTCCAGACCTTCGCCTGCACGGCGAGCATCGGCCCCGGCAGCACGAACATGCTCACGGGCGCGGCGCTCGCGACGGTCAATCGCCTGCCCGTGCTGCTCCTGCCCAGCGACATCTTCGCCAACCGCATCCCCGATCCCGTCTTGCAGCAGCTCGAACACCCGCTGGAGCACGACCTGAGCGTCAACGACTGCTTCCGACCCGTCAGCCGCTTCTATACCCGGATTTCGCGGCCCGAGCAGCTTCTCTCCGCCCTGCCGGAGGCGATGCGGGTGCTGACCGACCCCGCCGAGACGGGCGCGGTGGTCGTGAGCCTGCCGGAAGACGTGCAGGCGGAAGCCTATGACTGGCCGGAGAGCTTCCTCGCCGGGCGGGTGTGGCGGGTGCGGCGCCCTCCACCTGAACCGGAGGTGGTGCGGGAGGCCGCCGGGCTTCTCCGCAACGCCAAGCGTCCCCTGATCGTGGCGGGCGGCGGCGTGATCTACAGCGGGGCGGAGGGGCACCTCGCGCAATTTGCCGAGACGTTCGGCCTCCCCGTCGTCGAGTCGCAGGCGGGCAAGGGCTCGCTGGTGTGGGACCACCCGCACAACGCCGGGCCGGTCGGTTCCATCGGCGGCAGCGCGGCGAACCGCCTGGCGCGGGGGGCGGACGTGGTGCTGGCGATAGGGACGCGGCTCGGCGATTTCGTGACCGCCAGCAAGACGGCCTTTCAGAACCCGGACGTGCGCTTTCTCGGCCTGAACGTGGTGCCGATGGACGCGGCGAAGCTGGGGGCGCTGAGCCTCGTCGCGGACGCGCGGGAGGGATTGAACGCGCTTCAGGCCGCGCTGGAGGGATGGGCGGGAACAGGCCCGGCCTTCCGCGCCGCCGCCAGCAACCTCATCACCGAATGGCACGGCCTGGTGGACGCCCAGCGCGCCGACACGGGCAGCACGCCCCCCTCCCAGGGCGCGGTCATCGGCACGGTGAACCGCGTCACGGGCGGGAACACCACCGTGATCTGCGCCGCCGGAAGTCTGCCCGGCGACCTGCTGCGCCTGTGGCGGCCCACCGACTCCAAGAGCTACCACGTCGAGTACGGCTTTTCCTGCATGGGCTACGAGATTCCCGCCGGGATCGGCGTGGCGCTCGCCGAGCCGGGTCGCCGCGTCGTCGTGATGATCGGCGACGGCTCGTACCTGATGATGAACTCCGAGATCGTCACGGCGGTGGCGGAGAACCTGAACCTGACCGTCGTGCTGGTGGACAACCGCGCGTACATGAGCATCCGGGGCCTCCAGATGGAGTGCGGCAGCCCCAGCTTTGGCAACGAGCTGAGGCACCGCAACCCGGAGACGGGGCGGACGGACGGCCCGGTCGTCAACGTGGACTTCGTGCTGCACGCGCGGGGAATGGGTGCTCAGGCCGTGCGCGCCGAGACGCTGGACGAGTTGGAAGCGGCTCTCAAGAACGCGGGCGATCAGGGCGGCGTTCAGGTCATCGTCGTCCCCGTCAACCTGCGCGAGCGGGTGCCCGGCTTCGACTCGTGGTGGGACGTGCCGGTCGCGGAGGTGTCGGGACAGGAACAGGTCCGGCGCGCCCGCGAGCAGTACGGGGCAAGGGCCAGAGCCCAGCGCGCCTCCTTCACCCCGACCCCCGGGCGCGACGAGCAGGAAGCATGACCCCCGACCTCATCACCATCGGGCGCAGTTCCATCGACCTGTACTCGCAGGACGTGGGGAGGCCGCTGCCCGAGGTCCGCAGCATAGGCGCGTATCTCGGTGGCAGTCCCCTCAACATCGCCGTCGGGGCCTCGCGGCTGGGCGTGAAGGCCGCCCTCGTCACGGCGGTCGGGGACGATCAGCCGGGCGACTTCATCCTCGCGGGGCTGAGGCGTGAGGGCGTGAACACCAGCTACATCCCCCGCAAACCGGGCACGCGGACAAGCGCGGTGATCCTGGCCGTGCAGCCGCCCGACCGCTTCCCCATCACCTTCTACCGGGACAATGCGGCGGACATCCAACTCGGCATCGACGATATCCAGGCCGTGCCCGTCGAGGAGGCCCGCGCCCTCGTCGTGAACGGGACCGCGCTCTCCAGGGAGCCGAGCCGCAGCGCCACCCTCTTCGCCTGCGAGCGGGCACGTGCGGCGGGCGTCCCGGTGTACCTCGACCTCGACTTCCGGGCGAACCAGTGGCACGACCCGCGCGCCTTCGGGTTGAACATCCGCGCGCTTCTGCCAAATGTGGACGTGGTGATCGGCACCGAGGAGGAGATCAACGCAGCGATGCTGCGCGACCCCGCCGATCTCACCATTCGCCATAGCCAGATGACGGCCCCCGAGATTCGCGGCGACGTGGCGGCGAACACGGCGGCGCTGCTTTCCCGCGTGCCCACCGTCGTGGTGAAGGAGGGCGAGCGCGGCTGCACCGTTCACCGGGCGGGGGAGGAGCCGCTGGGCGTCCCCGGCTTTCCGGTCGAGGTTGTCAGCGTGCTGGGGGCGGGCGACGCCTTCGCCGCCGGGCTGATCGCGGGCCGGTTGCGGGGCTGGGACTGGTTCCGCAGCGCCCGGCTGGGGAACGCCTGCGGAGCCATCGTCGTCACCCGCATCGGCTGCGCGGACTTCACCCCCACCGGAGCCGAGGTGGACGCCTTCGTCGGGGAGAAGGGAGGCTGGGAATGCCCCGGGTGACTGGCGCCTGCCCGCCGGAGACGGCGAAGGGCAACGGGCGCGCCCAGGTGGGCCAGGTGGCGACGTGACGGGGACGAACCAGTACCACACCACCCCCGATGCGCTCCCCGGCATCACCCCGGAGAGCGCCGGGTGGCAGTACCTCACCTTTCGGGTCGAGCACATGGCGGCGGGCGAGACGCGGACGGGGGAAACGGGCGAGTTGGAGATGGCCCTCGTGCCCCAGGAGGCGGACCTCACCGCTTCGGTGAACGGGGAGACGCACACGCTGCGGCGGGAGAGCGTCTTCACCCAGCTTCCGCAGGTGCTGTACCTGCCCCCGGGAACGAGCTACAGCCTCACCGCCGTGCAGGACAGCACCTACGCCCTGGGCGGCGCCCCCGCCGAAGGTCGCCTCCCCGTCCGCCTCATCCGCCCCGGGGAGATGCGGGTGGAGCTGCGCGGCGGCGCGAACGCGACCCGGCAGGTCAGCCATATCCTCGGCCCGGACCTCCCCGCCGAGCGGCTGCTGCTGTACGAGGTCTACACGCCCAGCGGCAACTGGAGCGGCTGGCCGCCCCACCGCCACGACGGAAAACTCGGCTCCCTCTACATCGAGGAGACGTACTATTACCGCGTTTCCCCGCCGGGGGGGTGGGCCATCCACCGCAACTACAGCCCGGAGGACGGGGAGAACGAGCTGCTCCTCGCGCGGGACGGCGACCTGATCCTCTCGCGGCGGGGGTATCACCCGGTGGCCGCCGCACCCGGCAGCAACGTCTACTACCTGAACTACATGGCGGGAGAGGCCCAGGGCGAGGACCGCGGCCGCCCCCCCGTGGACGAGGCCGCATGGGCCTGGATGCGCGGGGACTGGGAGGGCCAGGCGATGGAATTGCCCTTCGGGGACGCGCGGCGGGGGGAGGTGCCGTGAGGGGGGATGGCGGACAGCCCACCTCGTTCCCGGTAGCCCCAGAAGCTCCTCCCCCTTGAACGCCTGATGTGCAATACAGAAAGCACCGCGTGGGATGAGGTCTTTTCCTCCCTCCCCCCTTGCGGGGGAGGGTCGGGGAGGGGGGTGGCGAGCGTAGCTCGCCCTCGTGACAGACAACGAAAGGTCCACCTCGCCCAACTTCTCATCTCGCATCAAACGTCCTGAGGGGGGTGGGCGTCCAGGGCCATTCAGAATGTTCAGGCTCCTCCTGCCGACCCGCACAGCAGGGCAAGCCCCACTTGCCACCCCCCTCTGCAGGCAGCTCTACGAGTCCCGACCTCCCCCGCAAGGAGGAGCAAAAAAACCAGGAGCCATCCATGATCCAAGTTGCCAATGCTCCCTGCTCGTGGGGCGTGATCGAGAACATTTCAGGCGAGCGCGGCGGGTACGCCACCGTTCTCGACGAGATGCGGGACACCGGCTACGTCGGCACCGAGCTGGGCGACTGGGGCTTCATGCCCACCGACCCGGCGACGCTGAGCGGCGAGCTGAACGCCCGCAACCTCAAGCTGCTCGGCTCGTGGGTGAGCGTCCACCTCCACGACCCTGACCTCCACGCGCAGAGCGAGGCCGAGGCCGTCCGCACTGCCCGCCTCCTCGCCGCCGTGGGGGGGCCACAGGCCGTCGTGGTGCTGGGCAACGACCCCTACACCGATCCCATGCGGACGCTGAACGCGGGCCGCATCACGCCCGGGATGGGGATGACGGACACCCAGTGGGAGGTCTTCGCCGCCGGGGCGAACCGGGTGGCCCGCGCGGTGATGCGGGAAACGGGGCTGCGGACCGTCTTCCACCACCACATCGGCACCTGGGTGGAGACGCCCGCCGAGGTGGGGCGCCTCCTCGCCCTGACCGATCCCGAGGTGCTGGGCCTGTGCTTCGACACCGGGCACTACACCTTCGCGGGGGGGGACGCGGTCGACGGGCTCCGGCGCTTCGGGGACCGCATCTGGCACGTCCACTTCAAGGACCAGGACCCCGGGGTGGCCGGGCGGTCGCGCGCGGAGGGCTGGGACGGGGTGACCTCGGTGGGGCGCGGCGTCTTCTGCGAACTGGGAAGGGGGAGCGTGGACTTCCCCGCCGTGCTGCGGCAACTGCGCGGGAACGGCTACCAGGGCTGGGTCGTGGTCGAGCAGGACGTGCTGCCCGGCCTGGGGAGCCCGGCCCAGAGCGCCCGGCGCAACCGCGAGTACCTCCGGCGCATCGGGCTGTGAGGAGGCCCGGGACGGCGCGCCTGTCCCCCTTTGGCCCCGGTCCGGCGCGCGGCAGCGGGGGCGAGGCTGACCCGGGGCGAGGTACATTCAGGCGCTCCGGGCCAGGACTTCCGCCGCGCTGCTCGGCCACGACCCTGCACACTCTCCGTCCCCTGGGCGACAGTTCCCCCCGGGGTGCCGGGTTAAGGTGTGCGCGGGAGGCAACCTATGAAGCGCTGGTCACCCCTGGCCCTGGTTACGCTGATGCTCGCGGCCTGCTCGCAGCCGGGTCCCACGTCGAGCACCCCACCTGACGGCAACTACGATGATGTGGACGCCACCTGGACACAGCCGCCGTCCCTCTCCTCGCAGGCCCTGACGGCCGGAGTCAACACGCTCTACTACGAACGCGCGCTCACCGCCACAAACGGCTGGGGTCCTATCGAGACGGACCGCAGCAACGGGGAACAGGCGGCCGGGGACGGGAAGACCCTGACCATAGGCGGCACCACCTTCCCGCAGGGCTACGGGGTCCATGCGCCCAGCGAGCTGAAGTACAACCTGGCGAGCACGGACGGCTCCTCCTGCACGCGCTTTCAGGCGCGGGTCGGCATCGACGACGAGGTGGGGAGCCGCGGCAGCGCCGTCTTCCAGGTCTGGGGCGACGGCGAGAAGCTCTACGACAGCGGCCTGATGACGGGCGCGGACGCGGCCCGGACGGTGGACGTGAACATCAGCGGCCGGAGCACCCTGCGGATGGTCGTCACCGACGGCGGGAACGGCAAGAGCTACGACCACGCCGACTGGATTCGCCCGACGATCACCTGTACCGCGGGCGCGGCCCTCACCCCGCAGACGGTCAGCGTTCCGTCCTCGATGCGCTCGGCCCCCTTCGACCAGACGCGGACGCTGAATGTGCCCGCCGGGTCGCGCATCTCGGTCGTGGCACGGGTGCCCGGCGCGCGGTTCCTCCTCACCCTGCCGAACGGGGACCTGCTCGTGTCGCAGCCGGGGCAGGGGAAGGTTCTGCGCCTGCAATCCGGCGCCGCTCCGGCGGACCCCAAGACTGCCTCCACCCTGCTCAGCGGCTTGAAGCAGCCCCATGACCTCGTCCTCTCCACCCAGGGGGGCCAGGCGTACCTGTACGTGAGCGAGACGAACCGCGTGAGCCGCTACCCGCTGCGCAACGGGGTGCCCGACCCGGCGGCGGGGCAGACCATCGTGGGCAACCTCCCCGACGCCAGCCTGCCGGAACTGCGGGGCAGCTACGGCCACGCGCTGAAGAACATCGCCATCGACGGGAGTACCCTCTACGTCTCCATCGCCTCGGCGACGAACGCGGACCCCGCCGACCTCGCCGCCACGCCCAAGCGCGGGGCGATCTACACCTACAGCGCGACCACGCCGAACCAGAACGGGACGGCTGGAACCCTCTACGCCCAGGGCATCCGCAACGCCGAGGGGCTGGCGATCGCGCCCGGCACCCGCGACCTGTGGGTCGCCGTGAACAACCGCGACAACATCGCCTACCCCTTCCACCGGGACTTCGACGGCGACGGCAGCGACGATTACGGCAAGGTCATTCCGGCCTACGTGGACAACCATCCGCCGGAGGAACTCATCCGCGTTCGGAGCGGCGGAAACTACGGCTGGCCCTTCTGTAACCCCAACCCGGACAACGGGGTGCTGAACATGCCCTTCGACCGCGACGTGCAGAACAACGCCGACGGCAGCCGCCTCAACTGCGACACGGCGGACCGGGTGACGGTGGGGATGCCCGCCCACTCGGCGCCGCTGGGGCTGACCTTCTGGACCGGGACGGGCGTGCCCGCCGCCTATGCCGGGGGCGCGGTCGTCGGCCAGCACGGCTCGTGGAACCGCACCAGCTTCAGCGGCCACAAGTTCGTGCTGTTCCCGAAGACGGCGGATGGCCTGGGGCCGGAGCGCGACCTCGTGACGGGCTTCGTGACGGACCCGGTGAACAAGGTGCGCTGGGGCCGCCCGGTGGACGCGGCGGTGGCGCCCGGCGGCGGGCTGTACCTCAGCGACGACTTCAGCGGCAGCGTCTACTACCTGTCGCCGCCCAGCCCGTAGGGGGGAGGGCGCCCATTTTCAGGAGAGGTCACGCCTGCCGCTGCCCGGCCCCGGGATCAGGCACGCCGTCCGCGCCGAGGACGTAATCCAGGCCTCCCGGGCGGCCTCCTCGGGGAGGGGGCGGGAGAAGAGGTAGCCCTGGCCCAGGGTGCCGCCCAGGTACAGCAGGTGCAGGCGCTGCGCCTCGGTCTCGATGCCCTCGGCGACCGTCTCGATCCCCAGGGTGCGGGCCAGGGCGAGGACGGTCTCGACCACGCCGGAACTCGCCCGGTCCTCGCCCAGGCCGGTCACGAAGGAGCGGTCGATCTTCAGGGCGTCCACCGGAAAGCGGTGCAGGAAGCCCAGGCTGGAGTGCCCTGTGCCGAAGTCGTCGATATGCACCCGCACGCCCAGGTCCCGCAGCCGCCCCAGAATCCGCGCGGCCCCCTCGCGGTCCTCGACGAAGGTAGTCTCGGTGACCTCCAGGTGCAGGGCGCCGGGCGGGGTGCCCGTCTCCTCCAGCACGGCCCGCACGTCGTCCGCGAACGAGTCGAGCAGGAACTGCCGGGGCGAGACGTTGACGTGGATGCCGCAGTCCCCGCCCGGCAGGGCCGCCCGCCAGGCGCAGGCGCGGCGCAGCACCGCCAGGCCCAGGTTCACGATCAGGCCCAGCTCCTCGGCCAGCGCGATGAACTCGCCCGGGGGCACGGGACCCAGCACCGGGTGGGTCCAGCGGGCCAGCGCCTCGAAGCCCCGGATTCGCCCCGAGGCGAGCTCCACGATGGGCTGGTAGGCGAGGTGGATCGCCCCCGACGCGACCGCCCCCGGCAGGTCGGCCTCCAGCCGGAGCTGGCGCACGGCGCCCTCGTGCATGGCGGGCTCGAACACCGCGTACGGGAGGTGGCGGGCGCGTTTGGCGCGGTACATGCTCAGGTCGGCGTCGCGCAGGACCTCGGCCGCCGAGAGGTAGCCGGGGCGGCCCGGGGCGATCCCCACGCTCACCGACACCCGCAGCCCGTGGCCCGAGACCGCGAAGGGGGCGGCGAGCGCCGCGTGCAGCCGGGCCGCCGCGCCCCGGGCGTCCTCGAAGCTGGAGCGGCCCGTGAACAGCACCGCAAACTCGTCCCCGCCCAGCCGGGCGACCAGCCGCCCCGGCATCGCCCCGCGCAGCCGATCGGCAAACGCCACCAGCAACTCGTCGCCGACGCTGTGGCCCAGGCTGTCGTTCACCACCTTGAAGCGGTCCATGTCGAGGTACAGCACCGTGTACCCCGCCTCGCCCCGCCCCCGCGCGCCCCGCACCGCCCGCTCCAGGGCCGCGAGCAGTTCGCGGCGGTTGGGCAGCCCGGTCAGGGGGTCGTGCGACGCCGCCTGCGCGAGCTGCGCCTCAATGGCCTGCCGCTGGGTGATGTCGCGCGAGGAGGTCAGGAAGTGGGTCACGCCGCCCGGCCCCCGCACGGCTGAAACGCCCGTCTCGAACCACACGAAGCCGCCGCCGGCCCGGCGCAGGCGCACCCGCAGCGGCGCGGAGGGTCCGGCGGGGAGCTGCTCCGGGACCGAGAACCTCGCCAGGAGGTGCAGGTCGGCCGGGTGGATCAGGGGGCGGGGATGGGTGCCCAGCAGCGCCGCCGGGTCGTAGCCCAGCAGGGTGCGGACGCTGGGGCTCACGTAGGCGAAGGTCCCGTCCGGGTGGTGCAGGCACACCAGGTCGCTGGTGTGTTCGGCGAGCAGGCGGTACAGCGCCTCGCGTTCCTGGACCTGCTCGTGCAGGTGCGCCCGGTCGAGCGCGTAGCCCACGTACTCCCCCACCGCCTCGATGAGGCGCCAGTCGTCCCGCGAGAGCTGGCGCTCCCCCACCGTCTCCACGTTCAGGACCCCCACGACCTCGCCCCCCCGGCGCAGGGGCACGCAGACCTCCGAGCGGATGCCCTCGCAGGCCCGGAGGCTGTGCGGGTCGTCGGCCAGGTCCTCCAGCCACACCGCCTCCCCGGTGCGGGCGACCCGGCCCATCACGCCCGACTCCAGCCCCACGCGACCAAGCACCCGCGGGTAGCCGAGCTGGTGCTGCAACTCCAGATGGTCCCCCCGGCGCAGGTAGACGCTGACATGGGTGTAGCCCAGGAGCTGCGCGAGCGCCTCGTTCACCGCCCGGATCACGCCCCGCACCTCGATCTCCCGGCCCAGCGCCGTGCGGACGCGGTGCAGCAGGTCGAGTTCGCAGCGCTGCCGGGCCGCCCGCTGGTACAGCCGCTCGCGCTCGATGGCCCGCCCCAGCCACCCGCTGAGCGTGACCATCAGCCGCAGGTCGTCCCCGGTCAGCGCCCGCGCCCCGGTCTCGATGTTCAGGACGCCGACCCGCGTGTCCCCGTCCGAGAGGGGCACGCACAGCTCGCTGACAACCTCCGGGAAAAAGGCCACGTACCGGGGTTCGGCGCGCACGTCCGGAACGAGCAGGGCCTCGCCCGTCGCCGCGACGTGGCCCACGACGCCCCGGTTCACCGGAAAGCGTGGGAGGGCCGGGCTGCCGACGGGCGGCTGGACGACCAGCTCGCCCCCCTCCAGCAGCCCGATATGCACGTGTTCGTAGCCCATCACGTCCCGCACGATCCCCACCAGGCCGCCGAACAGCTCGGCCTGGTTCGCCGCCCGCACGATCACGTCCCGGGAACGGTCGAGCAGCGCGAGTTCCTGCCGCGAGCGCCGGACCTCCTCGCCCAGGGTGGCCCGCTGCACGGCGAGCGCGACCTGCGCCCCGAACAGCTCCGCGGGGCGGGCGCTGCGGGCCAGCTCCTCGGGGGCGCAGCCGCTGTGCAGGTACAGGATGGCCGCCGGCTGGGCTTCCGGCGAGAAGGGCACGGCCAGCGTGGAGCGCCAGGCGGCGTGCCTCCAGCCACGCCGCACGGCCCCCAGTCTGGCCGGGTCCAGCACGGCGGCGAGGTGGGCCAGCACGTCGCCGTACACCTGGCTGGGCCGGGCCGGGTCGTAGAGCAATTCGTGCGCCCCGAAGGTGAAGGTGTTCAGGTCGTCCGGGTCGTACCCGAGCGTCGCCGAGTAGTGGTAGCGTCCGTCCGGCTGCCGAACGAGGACGGCCCCCGCCACCACATGCGGCACCGCCCGCACGGCGCGCTCCAGCACCCGCCGGTGGACCTCGTGCAGGGGAAGCTGCCCGCCCAGCAGTTCGCCCGCCAGCGCGACGAGCCCCTCCTCGAAGGCCAGCCCGGGCTCAGCCATGCCTGCCGCCCTGACCCGGCGACCCCGCGGGGGGGCTGGGGGCGTCCGTACTCCGGGTTGTGCTGCGGGGGATGACCATACGGCTGAGGTTCAGCCTAGCGGGGCCGTTCTTGCGCCGCCCTTACGAGAGCGTGAAGCATCTGTATAAATATTCGTTCCGGTGAGGTTTATCTCGGCCCCGAACGCCCAGGAGGGGGTCCGCCAGGTCCCACCCCCAAAGAAGGAGGGCGCACCCGGGGAGGTGTGCGCCCGGGAAGAGGAGGAGCGCTCAGCGCGGCAACTCGCTCGCGCCCATCAGGAACTCGTCCACCGCCCGCGCGGCCTGCCGACCCTCGCGGATGGCCCAGACGACGAGGGACTGGCCCCGCCGCATGTCGCCCGCCGCGAAGACGCCGGGGACGTTGGTGGCGTAACCGCCCACCTCGTCGGTGCCCGCCCGCGCGTTTCCCCGCTGATCCTTCTCCACCCCGAACACGTCGAGGATGCTCCCCACCGGGCTGACAAAGCCCATCGCCAGCAGCACGAGGTCGGCCTTCAGAATCTGCTCGCTGCCGGGAACCTCGGTCATCCGGCCACCCTCCCACTCCAGCCGGACGGTCTTGAGGGCCGTGACGCGCCCGTTCTCACCGATAAATTCCTTCGTGGCGATGGCGAACTCGCGCTCGCCCCCCTCCTCGTGGCTGGAGGACGTGCGGAGCTTGTGCGGCCAGTAGGGCCAGGTCAATGGCTTGTTCTCGTGCTCGGGCGGCATGGGCAGCAGCTCGAACTGGGTGACGCGCGCCGCGCCGTGGCGGTGCGAGGTGCCCACGCAGTCCGACCCGGTGTCGCCGCCCCCGATCACGACGACGTGCTTGCCCCCGGCGTGAATCTGCCCGTCCACCCGGTCGCCCGCGTTGACCCGGTTCTGCCCCGGCAGGAATTCCATGGCGAAGTGGACACCCGCCAGGTCGCGGCCCGGCACCGGCAGGTCGCGCGGCTGCTCGGCCCCGCCCGCGAGCAGCACGGCGTCGAACTCCTCCCGCAATTGCCCCGGGCTCACCGTCTCCCGCGCCAGGTTGGTCACCTTCGACCCCTCCGGCAGCTCGCCCACCAGGACACCTGTGCGGAAGGTGACGCCCTCGGCCTCCATCTGCCCCACGCGGCGGTCGATCAGGTGCTTTTCCAGCTTGAAGTCGGGGATGCCGTAACGCAGCAGGCCGCCGACGCGGTCGTTCTTCTCGAACACCGTCACGCTATGCCCGGCGCGGGCGAGTTGCTGCGCCGCCGCGAGTCCGGCTGGACCGGAACCGACGACCGCCACTCTTTTCCCCGTCCTGAAGGGGGGCGGCTGGGGCGTCACCCATCCCTCCTGCCAGGCGTGGTCGATGATCGCGCGCTCGATGGACTTGATGCCCACCGGCTCGTCGGTCGTGAGGTTCAGGGTGCAGGCCGCCTCGCAGGGGGCGGGGCAGATGCGCCCGGTGAATTCGGGGAAGTTGTTGGTGGCGTGCAGCGTGTCGATGGCCGCGCGCCAATTATTGCTGTAGACGAGGTCGTTCCAGTCGGGGATCAGGTTGTTGACCGGGCAGCCGTTGTTGCAAAACGGGATGCCGCAGTCCATGCAGCGGGCCGCCTGCACCCGCGACTGCTCGACGGTGAGTTCGTGGACGAATTCCTTGTAGTTCCGCAGGCGCGCGTCGATGGGCTCGTACGCTTCCTTCACGCGCCGGTATTCCAGAAAGCCGGTGACTTTTCCCATGCTCGCTCCTCAGCTCACTTCGTCAGGACGCCCTGGCCGGTCGGCTGGCCCACCCCGGAGGGTCCGCGCCCCGTCTCCCGGCCCAGGTCGCCCAGCGCCCGCTCGTACTCGCGCGGGAAGACCTTGACGAATTCCGGCAGCGCCTCCTCCCAGTGGTCCAGAAGTTCGCGGGCGCGCAACGAGCCGGTCCAGCGGTGATGCTCCTCGATCAGCCCCCGCAGTTGCGCCTCATCGGTCTGGCCCCGGTGCCAGAAGCGGCGCTCGATGGTCGCCTCCTGCTCGGCGCTCGGCACCACCCGGTCGAGCGAGACCATCGCCGCGTTGCAGCGGGAGGCGAACTGCCCGTCCTCGTCGTACACGTAGGCGATGCCGCCCGACATGCCCGCCGCGAAGTTGCGCCCCGTCTTGCCCAGCACGACGACCGTGCCGCCCGTCATGTACTCGCAGCCGTGGTCGCCGGTGCCCTCCACGACCGCCGTGGCCCCCGAGAGCCGCACCGCGAAGCGCTCGCCCGCCACGCCCCGCAGGAAGGCCTCGCCCGAGGTCGCGCCGTACAGCACGGTGTTCCCCACGACGATGTTCTTCGTCGCGTCGCCCCGGAAGTCGATGGAGGGCCGCACCACGACCCGGCCACCGGAAAGGCCCTTGCCGGTGTAGTCGTTCGCGTCGCCGATCAGGTAGAGGGTGATCCCGTTCGCCAGGAACGCCCCGAAACTCTGACCGCCGTTCCCCTCCATCTGGATGAAGATGGTGTCGTCGGGGAGGCCATCCGGGCGGCGGCGGATCAGTTCGCCCGAGAGCATCGCCCCCACCGTGCGGTTCACATTGCGCGCGGTCTCCAGCACCTTCACCTTCTCGCCGCGTTCCAACGCGGGGCGGCACTTCTCGATCAGGGTCACGTCGAGGGCGCGTTCGAGGCCGTGGTCCTGCGTCTCCACATGGCGGTGGGCGACCCCGGCGGGCACGGCGGGCTGGTGGAACACGCGGCT
It contains:
- a CDS encoding EAL domain-containing protein, with translation MAEPGLAFEEGLVALAGELLGGQLPLHEVHRRVLERAVRAVPHVVAGAVLVRQPDGRYHYSATLGYDPDDLNTFTFGAHELLYDPARPSQVYGDVLAHLAAVLDPARLGAVRRGWRHAAWRSTLAVPFSPEAQPAAILYLHSGCAPEELARSARPAELFGAQVALAVQRATLGEEVRRSRQELALLDRSRDVIVRAANQAELFGGLVGIVRDVMGYEHVHIGLLEGGELVVQPPVGSPALPRFPVNRGVVGHVAATGEALLVPDVRAEPRYVAFFPEVVSELCVPLSDGDTRVGVLNIETGARALTGDDLRLMVTLSGWLGRAIERERLYQRAARQRCELDLLHRVRTALGREIEVRGVIRAVNEALAQLLGYTHVSVYLRRGDHLELQHQLGYPRVLGRVGLESGVMGRVARTGEAVWLEDLADDPHSLRACEGIRSEVCVPLRRGGEVVGVLNVETVGERQLSRDDWRLIEAVGEYVGYALDRAHLHEQVQEREALYRLLAEHTSDLVCLHHPDGTFAYVSPSVRTLLGYDPAALLGTHPRPLIHPADLHLLARFSVPEQLPAGPSAPLRVRLRRAGGGFVWFETGVSAVRGPGGVTHFLTSSRDITQRQAIEAQLAQAASHDPLTGLPNRRELLAALERAVRGARGRGEAGYTVLYLDMDRFKVVNDSLGHSVGDELLVAFADRLRGAMPGRLVARLGGDEFAVLFTGRSSFEDARGAAARLHAALAAPFAVSGHGLRVSVSVGIAPGRPGYLSAAEVLRDADLSMYRAKRARHLPYAVFEPAMHEGAVRQLRLEADLPGAVASGAIHLAYQPIVELASGRIRGFEALARWTHPVLGPVPPGEFIALAEELGLIVNLGLAVLRRACAWRAALPGGDCGIHVNVSPRQFLLDSFADDVRAVLEETGTPPGALHLEVTETTFVEDREGAARILGRLRDLGVRVHIDDFGTGHSSLGFLHRFPVDALKIDRSFVTGLGEDRASSGVVETVLALARTLGIETVAEGIETEAQRLHLLYLGGTLGQGYLFSRPLPEEAAREAWITSSARTACLIPGPGSGRRDLS
- a CDS encoding glutamate synthase subunit beta, with product MGKVTGFLEYRRVKEAYEPIDARLRNYKEFVHELTVEQSRVQAARCMDCGIPFCNNGCPVNNLIPDWNDLVYSNNWRAAIDTLHATNNFPEFTGRICPAPCEAACTLNLTTDEPVGIKSIERAIIDHAWQEGWVTPQPPPFRTGKRVAVVGSGPAGLAAAQQLARAGHSVTVFEKNDRVGGLLRYGIPDFKLEKHLIDRRVGQMEAEGVTFRTGVLVGELPEGSKVTNLARETVSPGQLREEFDAVLLAGGAEQPRDLPVPGRDLAGVHFAMEFLPGQNRVNAGDRVDGQIHAGGKHVVVIGGGDTGSDCVGTSHRHGAARVTQFELLPMPPEHENKPLTWPYWPHKLRTSSSHEEGGEREFAIATKEFIGENGRVTALKTVRLEWEGGRMTEVPGSEQILKADLVLLAMGFVSPVGSILDVFGVEKDQRGNARAGTDEVGGYATNVPGVFAAGDMRRGQSLVVWAIREGRQAARAVDEFLMGASELPR